From the Heliangelus exortis chromosome 25, bHelExo1.hap1, whole genome shotgun sequence genome, one window contains:
- the DCLRE1B gene encoding 5' exonuclease Apollo isoform X1, whose product MSGTVIPGTPIAVDCWSVRRANGARLFFLSHLHSDHTAGLTSTWCRPLYCSPLTARLLPRHLQVPSHWIRPLEVGQSHVLGEEVTVTLLDSNHCPGSVMFLFEGAFGTILYTGTGQNPRGPPAPCPTLTPRLLAGDFRYTSAMQGEPALRGRHIDRLYLDNTHCHPHRALPSRHRATCQAARVIRAHPQHHVVIGVYSLGKETLLVDLALEFRTWVVVSPWRLEQMKLLELPDVFTTEEGAGWIRAVDVGEIRSDTLVSWNALHPTIAILPTGRPVRVTHPNIHPIPYSDHSSFSELCEFVKWLKPCSVIPILKSKVCQAYFEQYLSSASQTLPDLKIPKFVQKSVEKPSQKKEREPPRLLKKAAQRSVPQGVVYESPEKYTEKSGGLTGVQVAQQNSCKSGFCTWHHTGKDEMSGEQRGAPGGGSAASQAPVHDEHFPTGLAEQYLLTPLNVLKQFSPQAFDKLVEDFFRRGEAS is encoded by the exons ATGAGCGGGACCGTAATCCCCGGTACGCCCATCGCCGTGGACTGCTGGAGCGTGCGGCGGGCCAACGGCGCCCGCCTCTTCTTCCTGTCGCACCTGCACTCGGACCACACGGCGGGGCTGACCAGCACCTGGTGCCGCCCGCTCTACTGCTCGCCGCTCACCGCCCGCCTGCTGCCCCGCCACCTCCAG GTGCCATCGCACTGGATCCGGCCGCTGGAGGTGGGTCAGAGCCACGTGCTGGGCGAGGAGGTGACGGTGACGCTGCTGGACTCCAACCACTGCCCTGGCTCCGTCATGTTCCTCTTCGAGGGTGCCTTTGGCACCATCTTGTACACAGGTACGGGGCAGAACCCCCGAGGTCCCCCCGCCCCCTGCCCCACCCTGACCCCTCGTCTCCTGGCAGGGGACTTTCGCTACACCAGCGCCATGCAGGGCGAGCCGGCGCTGCGGGGACGCCACATCGACCGCCTCTACTTGGACAACACGCACTGCCACCCGCACCGCGCCCTGCCCTCGCGGCACCGCGCCACCTGCCAGGCCGCCCGCGTCATCCGCGCACACCCGCAGCACCACGTTGTCATTG GTGTGTacagcctggggaaggagacGCTGCTGGTGGACCTGGCGCTGGAGTTCAGGACCTGGGTGGTGGTGAGTCCCTGGCGCCTggagcagatgaagctgctggagctgcctgaCGTGTTCACCACCGAGGAGGGGGCCGGGTGGATCCGTGCTGTGGACGTTGGCGAGATCCGCAGCGATACCCTCGTCAGCTGGAACGCTCTGCACCCCACCATTGCCATCCTCCCTACCGGCAGGCCTGTGAGGGTCACCCACCCCAACATCCACCCCATTCCCTACTCGGATCACTCATCGTTTTCAGAACTCTGCGAGTTTGTGAAGTGGCTGAAACCTTGCTCAGTCATTCCAATCCTGAAGAGTAAAGTGTGCCAAGCTTACTTTGAGCAATACTTAAGTTCTGCTTCCCAGACACTTCCTGACCTCAAAATCCCCAAGTTTGTGCAAAAGTCTGTGGAGAAGCCAAGCCAAAAGAAGGAGCGGGAACCCCCACGTCTCTTGAAGAAAGCTGCTCAGCGTTCAGTGCCCCAAGGAGTGGTTTATGAGTCCCCAGAGAAATATACTGAGAAATCTGGAGGGCTCACAGGTGTTCAGGTTGCTCAACAGAACTCCTGCAAGTCAGGTTTCTGCACTTGGCATCACACAGGCAAGGATGAGATGAGTGGAGAACAGCGAGGAGCCCCAGGAGGAGGTAGTGCTGCCAGCCAGGCCCCTGTGCATGATGAACACTTTCCAACTGGACTTGCAGAGCAGTACCTACTCACTCCTTTAAATGTGCTAAAGCAGTTTTCCCCACAGGCATTTGACAAGCTGGTAGAAGATTTCTTTAGAAGGGGAGAAGCGTCCTGA
- the DCLRE1B gene encoding 5' exonuclease Apollo isoform X2, which yields MSGTVIPGTPIAVDCWSVRRANGARLFFLSHLHSDHTAGLTSTWCRPLYCSPLTARLLPRHLQVPSHWIRPLEVGQSHVLGEEVTVTLLDSNHCPGSVMFLFEGAFGTILYTGDFRYTSAMQGEPALRGRHIDRLYLDNTHCHPHRALPSRHRATCQAARVIRAHPQHHVVIGVYSLGKETLLVDLALEFRTWVVVSPWRLEQMKLLELPDVFTTEEGAGWIRAVDVGEIRSDTLVSWNALHPTIAILPTGRPVRVTHPNIHPIPYSDHSSFSELCEFVKWLKPCSVIPILKSKVCQAYFEQYLSSASQTLPDLKIPKFVQKSVEKPSQKKEREPPRLLKKAAQRSVPQGVVYESPEKYTEKSGGLTGVQVAQQNSCKSGFCTWHHTGKDEMSGEQRGAPGGGSAASQAPVHDEHFPTGLAEQYLLTPLNVLKQFSPQAFDKLVEDFFRRGEAS from the exons ATGAGCGGGACCGTAATCCCCGGTACGCCCATCGCCGTGGACTGCTGGAGCGTGCGGCGGGCCAACGGCGCCCGCCTCTTCTTCCTGTCGCACCTGCACTCGGACCACACGGCGGGGCTGACCAGCACCTGGTGCCGCCCGCTCTACTGCTCGCCGCTCACCGCCCGCCTGCTGCCCCGCCACCTCCAG GTGCCATCGCACTGGATCCGGCCGCTGGAGGTGGGTCAGAGCCACGTGCTGGGCGAGGAGGTGACGGTGACGCTGCTGGACTCCAACCACTGCCCTGGCTCCGTCATGTTCCTCTTCGAGGGTGCCTTTGGCACCATCTTGTACACAG GGGACTTTCGCTACACCAGCGCCATGCAGGGCGAGCCGGCGCTGCGGGGACGCCACATCGACCGCCTCTACTTGGACAACACGCACTGCCACCCGCACCGCGCCCTGCCCTCGCGGCACCGCGCCACCTGCCAGGCCGCCCGCGTCATCCGCGCACACCCGCAGCACCACGTTGTCATTG GTGTGTacagcctggggaaggagacGCTGCTGGTGGACCTGGCGCTGGAGTTCAGGACCTGGGTGGTGGTGAGTCCCTGGCGCCTggagcagatgaagctgctggagctgcctgaCGTGTTCACCACCGAGGAGGGGGCCGGGTGGATCCGTGCTGTGGACGTTGGCGAGATCCGCAGCGATACCCTCGTCAGCTGGAACGCTCTGCACCCCACCATTGCCATCCTCCCTACCGGCAGGCCTGTGAGGGTCACCCACCCCAACATCCACCCCATTCCCTACTCGGATCACTCATCGTTTTCAGAACTCTGCGAGTTTGTGAAGTGGCTGAAACCTTGCTCAGTCATTCCAATCCTGAAGAGTAAAGTGTGCCAAGCTTACTTTGAGCAATACTTAAGTTCTGCTTCCCAGACACTTCCTGACCTCAAAATCCCCAAGTTTGTGCAAAAGTCTGTGGAGAAGCCAAGCCAAAAGAAGGAGCGGGAACCCCCACGTCTCTTGAAGAAAGCTGCTCAGCGTTCAGTGCCCCAAGGAGTGGTTTATGAGTCCCCAGAGAAATATACTGAGAAATCTGGAGGGCTCACAGGTGTTCAGGTTGCTCAACAGAACTCCTGCAAGTCAGGTTTCTGCACTTGGCATCACACAGGCAAGGATGAGATGAGTGGAGAACAGCGAGGAGCCCCAGGAGGAGGTAGTGCTGCCAGCCAGGCCCCTGTGCATGATGAACACTTTCCAACTGGACTTGCAGAGCAGTACCTACTCACTCCTTTAAATGTGCTAAAGCAGTTTTCCCCACAGGCATTTGACAAGCTGGTAGAAGATTTCTTTAGAAGGGGAGAAGCGTCCTGA